The genomic region ATAATTCGTTCAGTTTTTTGATAGTGTTCGGACCCACGAAACCGGTGGGTTCGGTTTGTTTTTCCGGCAAAAGGATGTCGTATTTGTATTTCTGCTGGAAGTTCATAACCGCCGCCTTGGTGCAGTTTCCGAAAACGCCGTTGATGGGACAGTCGGA from Candidatus Paceibacter sp. harbors:
- a CDS encoding peptidoglycan-binding protein; this translates as SDCPINGVFGNCTKAAVMNFQQKYKYDILLPEKQTEPTGFVGPNTIKKLNELYGE